Genomic DNA from Armatimonadota bacterium:
AGCCGACCACCGGTCAGGTGGACGCGGATGCGCTCCTCCCTCGCCAGCTCCATGGCGATGTTCACCGCGTTGGTCACCACCACCACTTCACGCCCGCGCAGGGCCCGGGCCACGGCGGTGGTGGTGGTGCCCCCGGTGAGGGCCACGGTCTGGCGCTCGGCGACCAGGGCAGCGGCGGCCAGCCCGATGCGGCGCTTCTCCGCGCTGCAGGTACGCTCACGCTGGCGGAAGGAGGCCTCATAAAGGGAAAGCTCCGGGGTCGTCGCCCCGCCGTGCCGCCGGATCGCCAGTCCCTGACGCTCCAGCAGCCGCAGGTCCCGGCGCGCCGTGGCCGGAGAGATGTCGAACTGCGCGATCAGGTCTTCCACCCGGACCTCGCCGCCTGTTCGCAGGGCCTCCAGGATCTGCAGGCGCCGGGTGGCGGGCTTCGCTGACTTCATCTTCATCGCTACATGCAGGCACCGTGGCTGCGTGGCACAGGCTTCTCCTACCGATTTTGTCAGAATCCGACCGATCAGTCAAAATGTAGACATATTTGTGATCAAATGCTAAAGTGCTTGTAGCCGATCGATCAATCTCCGGACCTATCGAGGATCCCTGT
This window encodes:
- a CDS encoding DeoR/GlpR family DNA-binding transcription regulator — protein: MKMKSAKPATRRLQILEALRTGGEVRVEDLIAQFDISPATARRDLRLLERQGLAIRRHGGATTPELSLYEASFRQRERTCSAEKRRIGLAAAALVAERQTVALTGGTTTTAVARALRGREVVVVTNAVNIAMELAREERIRVHLTGGRLRGSSYELVGSAAAQALQGLNVDLAFIGVNGISVERGLTTFNEEEAEVNRAMVYAAQRVVVVADHTKLGKTTLVQICPIGAAHLIITDSGAPPEEVARLRQAGLEVQLA